A single region of the Polymorphum gilvum SL003B-26A1 genome encodes:
- a CDS encoding CaiB/BaiF CoA transferase family protein, producing the protein MAKLLSSIRVVEMGTYITGPAAAMQLADLGADVIKVERPGEGDPFRAFKGGLYSPHFQTYNRNKRSIALDTRNPDDLAVFRELIAGADVFIQNFRPGVAEKLGAGEDDLRRLNPRLIYCAISGFGTSGPARDRPAYDTVAQAASGFLRLVTPPVKPRVIGPAIADAVTGHYAATGILAALVQRGVTGKGARLDISMLEAMCHFNLDSFTHYYSVDEVMGPLSRPVVSQSYTFECADDKWIAFHLSSPAKFWDGLLAATGQEQLARDPRFAERLERIQHQDELIEILTPVFKTAPRDDWCARFETHEVPYSPAYDSDEALEDPQAKHLGIAVSVPHATMGQFTTVRAPYSFDGEADRDLLPPPMLDEHGAEIRAELARRKTG; encoded by the coding sequence ATGGCCAAGCTCCTCAGCAGCATCCGCGTGGTCGAGATGGGCACCTACATCACGGGCCCGGCGGCGGCGATGCAACTCGCCGACCTCGGCGCCGACGTGATCAAGGTCGAGCGGCCGGGCGAAGGCGACCCGTTCCGCGCCTTCAAGGGCGGGCTCTATTCGCCGCATTTCCAGACCTACAACCGCAACAAGCGCTCGATCGCGCTCGACACCCGCAATCCGGACGACCTGGCAGTGTTCAGGGAACTGATCGCCGGGGCGGACGTGTTCATCCAGAACTTCCGGCCCGGCGTCGCCGAGAAGCTCGGCGCCGGCGAGGACGACCTGCGCCGGCTCAACCCGCGCCTGATCTACTGCGCCATCTCCGGCTTCGGCACCTCAGGTCCGGCGCGCGACCGCCCGGCCTACGACACCGTCGCCCAGGCCGCATCGGGCTTCCTGCGGCTGGTCACGCCTCCGGTCAAGCCTCGGGTCATCGGCCCAGCGATCGCCGACGCGGTAACCGGTCACTACGCCGCCACCGGCATCCTCGCCGCGCTGGTGCAGCGGGGCGTCACCGGCAAGGGGGCCCGGCTCGACATCTCGATGCTGGAAGCCATGTGCCATTTCAACCTGGACAGCTTCACGCACTACTACAGCGTCGACGAGGTGATGGGCCCGCTGTCGCGGCCGGTGGTGTCGCAGAGCTACACGTTCGAATGCGCCGACGACAAATGGATCGCTTTCCACCTGTCGTCGCCGGCCAAGTTCTGGGACGGGCTGCTGGCGGCGACCGGCCAGGAGCAACTGGCGCGCGATCCGCGCTTCGCCGAGCGGCTGGAGCGGATCCAGCACCAGGACGAGCTGATCGAGATCCTGACGCCGGTGTTCAAGACCGCGCCGAGGGACGACTGGTGCGCCCGCTTCGAGACCCACGAGGTGCCCTATTCGCCGGCCTACGATTCCGACGAGGCACTCGAGGATCCGCAGGCAAAACACCTCGGCATCGCCGTAAGCGTGCCGCACGCGACGATGGGCCAGTTCACCACCGTGCGCGCGCCCTACAGCTTCGACGGCGAAGCCGACCGCGACCTGCTGCCGCCGCCGATGCTCGACGAGCACGGCGCCGAAATCCGCGCCGAGCTGGCGCGCCGCAAGACCGGCTGA
- a CDS encoding YciI family protein codes for MTDAPTALPVAAVIEASRQMLQKQLYAIFTTPVAGLGPVLAQMEDHLAFQVALERDGILFAAGPMWSDDERDWHGEGLVVVRAGSRAEAEAIAVRDPMHASGARTFRVRPWMINEGTMTVRLDLSSQRFVVV; via the coding sequence ATGACCGACGCACCGACCGCCCTGCCCGTCGCTGCCGTGATCGAGGCGAGCAGGCAGATGCTGCAGAAGCAGCTCTACGCGATCTTCACGACGCCGGTGGCCGGGCTCGGACCGGTGCTGGCGCAGATGGAGGACCACCTCGCGTTCCAGGTCGCCCTGGAGCGCGACGGCATCCTGTTCGCCGCCGGGCCGATGTGGAGCGACGACGAACGGGACTGGCACGGCGAAGGCCTCGTCGTCGTGCGCGCCGGATCGAGGGCGGAGGCGGAAGCCATCGCCGTCCGCGATCCCATGCATGCATCCGGCGCCCGCACCTTCCGGGTACGGCCGTGGATGATCAACGAGGGAACCATGACCGTCCGGCTCGACCTGTCGAGCCAGCGCTTCGTGGTCGTATAG
- a CDS encoding C4-dicarboxylate TRAP transporter substrate-binding protein, which yields MRILFGLLAAGAIALPLAAHAQETIKLTVASSHPTTIPWVGMIKSHFMAETDRILAEKGNYKIEWQEAFGGTLYKANATLTSVEQGVTDVGWVFSFLEGAKLPLSQVSTYTPFTTSNPPAQLATMAELLDAVPEFRKEWEQYNLVVLGLTGTDGYDLYTKTPITKLDDLNGMKISAPGVLGTWLRGTGANAVDGSLTSFYTDIQTGVSDGVLSLALGVLPAKLYEVAPYLTRVRMGVAFSGAVAINRDSWDGLPAEVQEAMTAAGAFYTEAHGKDLLERHEMAIAKIVETGASQTPPVVLSELPAEERQRWVDALPDLAGEWAAAAEAKGLPGKAFLSAYMDGLRKRGETPARAWDKAE from the coding sequence ATGAGGATCCTGTTCGGACTACTGGCAGCGGGGGCCATCGCCCTGCCGCTCGCCGCCCATGCCCAGGAAACGATCAAGCTGACGGTGGCGTCGAGCCACCCGACGACGATCCCCTGGGTCGGCATGATCAAGAGCCATTTCATGGCCGAGACCGACCGCATCCTGGCGGAAAAGGGCAATTACAAGATCGAGTGGCAGGAGGCCTTCGGCGGCACGCTGTACAAGGCCAACGCGACGCTGACGTCGGTCGAGCAGGGCGTCACCGACGTCGGCTGGGTGTTCTCGTTCCTGGAGGGCGCCAAACTGCCGCTGAGCCAGGTCAGCACCTACACGCCGTTCACCACCTCGAACCCGCCGGCCCAGCTCGCCACCATGGCTGAGTTGCTGGACGCCGTGCCCGAGTTCCGCAAGGAATGGGAGCAGTACAATCTCGTCGTGCTCGGGCTGACGGGAACCGACGGCTACGACCTCTACACCAAGACGCCGATCACCAAGCTCGACGACCTCAACGGCATGAAGATCTCTGCTCCCGGCGTGCTCGGCACCTGGCTGCGCGGCACCGGCGCCAACGCGGTCGACGGCTCGCTGACCAGCTTCTACACCGACATCCAGACCGGCGTGTCCGACGGCGTGCTGTCGCTCGCCCTCGGCGTGCTGCCGGCCAAGCTCTACGAGGTCGCCCCCTACCTGACGCGTGTGCGCATGGGCGTCGCCTTCTCGGGGGCGGTCGCCATCAACCGCGACAGTTGGGACGGCCTGCCGGCCGAGGTACAGGAGGCCATGACCGCGGCCGGCGCCTTCTACACGGAGGCCCACGGCAAGGACCTGCTGGAACGCCACGAGATGGCGATCGCCAAGATCGTCGAGACCGGCGCGTCGCAGACGCCGCCCGTCGTCCTGTCCGAACTGCCGGCCGAGGAGCGCCAGCGCTGGGTCGACGCGCTGCCGGACCTCGCCGGCGAATGGGCGGCGGCGGCAGAGGCAAAGGGTCTGCCCGGCAAGGCCTTCCTCTCCGCCTACATGGACGGGCTGCGCAAGCGCGGCGAGACCCCGGCACGCGCCTGGGACAAGGCCGAATGA
- a CDS encoding TRAP transporter small permease subunit has translation MAKDANSRAAPPAGQLLAGLDRGWTLLVDGLAALGTLMIGVLMAIICADVVARNLMGASLPLVSELGALTLVMIVYLQLATTVRHDRLARTELFFTGFRERLPRAGAVLACLFDLTGAVALAAIAWSTVGIIERDLSSGQFIGVTGVMTLPTWPFRALIILGMSVSAVQFLVMAAKNLRAAARGKGART, from the coding sequence ATGGCCAAGGACGCCAACTCGAGAGCTGCCCCGCCCGCGGGGCAGCTCCTTGCCGGCCTCGACCGAGGCTGGACGCTGCTGGTCGACGGCCTGGCGGCGCTCGGAACCCTGATGATCGGCGTGCTGATGGCGATCATCTGCGCCGACGTCGTCGCCCGCAACCTGATGGGCGCCTCGCTGCCGCTGGTGTCGGAGCTCGGCGCGCTGACGCTGGTGATGATCGTCTACCTCCAGCTCGCCACCACCGTGCGCCACGACCGGCTGGCGCGCACCGAACTGTTCTTCACCGGTTTCCGCGAACGGCTGCCGCGCGCCGGCGCGGTGCTCGCTTGCCTGTTCGACCTGACCGGCGCCGTGGCGCTCGCCGCCATCGCCTGGTCGACCGTCGGCATCATCGAGCGCGACCTGTCGTCCGGCCAGTTCATCGGCGTGACCGGCGTCATGACGCTGCCGACCTGGCCGTTCCGCGCCCTGATCATCCTCGGCATGAGCGTCTCGGCGGTGCAGTTCCTGGTGATGGCGGCGAAGAACCTGCGCGCCGCTGCCCGAGGCAAGGGGGCCCGGACATGA
- a CDS encoding TRAP transporter large permease, whose translation MTGIEIGALAVVGLIVLIYIGLPIGLGMLVVSYAGVAAIRNEAVAFRMAGAVANDSLREYLFAVVPLFVLMGLLVTVSGVGKDTFDVFQQALRRLRAGLGVATVFANAVFASITGISIASASVFSRVAVPEMTRHGYTKTFATGVVAGSSVLGMLIPPSLLMIVYAVLAEESVGRMFLAGVLPGLLLAGVFSLTIFLLATFNRRFVFDTPVDGAAFESFGLGRLAAKAVPIATLMLLVLGGLYGGFLNPTEAGAVGALGALAVAAMRRSLTGRSLWRLMVETGQITVSVLILIMAATYFSRMLAMSGLPTALADLLLSGPIGPMGFLVLFLALVIVLGCIIDSISIMLILLPIALPVATAAGFDLIWFGVLTVIAVEIGLLTPPFGLSVYTIKSAMADPTLRVSDIFRGALPFVAAMMLTLAILIAFPAITTWLARL comes from the coding sequence ATGACCGGCATCGAAATCGGGGCACTGGCCGTGGTCGGCCTGATCGTGCTGATCTACATCGGCCTGCCGATCGGCCTCGGCATGCTGGTCGTCTCCTACGCCGGCGTCGCGGCGATCCGCAACGAGGCGGTCGCCTTCCGCATGGCCGGCGCGGTGGCCAACGATTCCTTGCGCGAGTACCTGTTCGCGGTGGTGCCGCTGTTCGTGCTGATGGGTCTGCTGGTCACCGTGTCGGGGGTCGGCAAGGACACATTCGACGTGTTCCAGCAGGCGCTGCGGCGGCTGCGCGCCGGCCTCGGCGTGGCGACCGTGTTCGCCAACGCGGTGTTCGCCTCGATCACCGGCATCTCGATCGCCTCGGCCTCGGTGTTCAGCCGGGTCGCCGTGCCGGAGATGACCCGCCATGGCTACACCAAGACGTTCGCCACCGGCGTGGTCGCCGGCAGCTCGGTGCTCGGCATGCTGATCCCGCCATCGCTGCTGATGATCGTCTATGCGGTGCTGGCCGAGGAATCGGTCGGGCGCATGTTCCTCGCCGGCGTGCTGCCCGGCCTGCTGCTCGCCGGCGTGTTCTCGCTGACGATCTTCCTGCTGGCGACCTTCAACCGGCGCTTCGTGTTCGACACGCCGGTCGACGGCGCAGCCTTCGAGAGCTTCGGCCTCGGCCGGCTGGCGGCCAAGGCGGTGCCGATCGCGACGCTGATGCTGCTGGTGCTCGGCGGCCTCTACGGCGGCTTCCTCAATCCGACCGAAGCGGGCGCGGTCGGCGCGCTCGGTGCGCTGGCGGTCGCCGCCATGCGGCGGTCGCTGACCGGCCGCTCGCTGTGGCGGCTGATGGTGGAGACCGGCCAGATCACCGTGTCGGTGCTGATCCTGATCATGGCCGCGACCTATTTCAGCCGCATGCTGGCGATGTCGGGGCTGCCGACGGCCCTGGCCGACCTGCTGCTGTCGGGACCGATCGGGCCGATGGGCTTCCTGGTGCTGTTCCTGGCGCTGGTGATCGTGCTCGGCTGCATCATCGATTCCATCTCGATCATGCTGATCCTGCTGCCGATCGCGCTGCCGGTGGCAACCGCCGCCGGCTTCGACCTGATCTGGTTCGGCGTGCTGACGGTGATCGCGGTCGAGATCGGCCTGTTGACCCCGCCCTTCGGCCTGTCGGTCTACACCATCAAGTCGGCCATGGCCGACCCGACCCTGCGCGTCAGCGACATCTTCCGCGGCGCCCTGCCCTTCGTCGCGGCGATGATGCTGACGCTCGCCATCCTCATCGCCTTCCCCGCCATCACGACCTGGCTCGCCAGACTGTAA
- a CDS encoding NADPH-dependent FMN reductase — MPHLLGFSGSLRAASSATALLRALIARLEGKAEVEIADIASLPHYNADHDGGAAVAALLAAIERADGLVFVTPEYNYSVPGVLKNAIDWASRPAYQSVLKGKPAFVATVSGGLIGGARAQAHLKYVLNAVLAEVYPCQEVVVPQAPAKIVDGVFADAAVLDFAGAALDGFLARIAATRGR, encoded by the coding sequence ATGCCCCATCTCCTCGGTTTCTCCGGCAGCCTCAGGGCCGCCTCGTCGGCCACCGCCCTGCTGCGCGCGCTGATCGCGCGGCTCGAGGGCAAGGCGGAGGTCGAGATCGCCGACATCGCCAGCCTGCCGCACTACAACGCCGACCACGACGGCGGAGCCGCGGTTGCCGCCCTGCTGGCGGCGATCGAGCGGGCCGACGGGCTCGTGTTCGTCACCCCGGAATACAACTACTCGGTCCCGGGCGTGCTGAAGAACGCCATCGACTGGGCATCGCGGCCGGCCTACCAGTCGGTGCTGAAGGGCAAGCCGGCCTTCGTGGCGACCGTGTCGGGCGGGCTGATCGGCGGCGCGCGGGCGCAGGCGCACCTGAAATACGTGCTCAACGCCGTGCTGGCCGAGGTCTATCCGTGCCAGGAGGTCGTCGTGCCGCAGGCACCGGCCAAGATCGTCGACGGGGTGTTCGCCGACGCCGCCGTGCTCGACTTCGCCGGCGCCGCGCTCGATGGCTTCCTGGCCCGCATCGCGGCGACGCGGGGGCGCTGA
- a CDS encoding tripartite tricarboxylate transporter permease — protein sequence MDLISNLTLGFSVALSLSALMYCGLGVTLGMLIGVLPGIGPLATVGMLLPLTFYAAPTDAIIMLAGIYYGSMYGGSTASILLNLPGTAGAAVACIDGYPMARQGRAGVALFMTTIASFFGGIVGIVILAAFAPALARVALSFGSPEYFSLMVVGLLAAALVGDGSPSRSLAMVVLGLLLGIVGTDVNSGVRRFTGGLPELSDGVNLVILTTGLFGISEVILNAGRIKRGSVRPVDVSWRSMLPTADDWRRSVLPSLRGVSVGSVLGILPGTGAALSTFVAYALEKRVARDPSRFGKGAIEGVVAPEAANNAAAQAAFIPTLSLGIPGDAIVAIMLGALIIHGIVPGPRLVVDQPELFWGLTVSFFIGNVMLLILNLPLIGLWVRILSIPYGLLYPAILVFICIGVYSINNSAFDVLMALVFGVAGFAMRLMRFSPAPLLLGLVLGPLIETNLRRSLLLSRGDPAVFVERPLSAAILAIGLAIVVWVVVSALRRRKPAQT from the coding sequence ATGGATCTGATCTCCAACCTGACGCTCGGCTTCTCGGTCGCGCTCAGCCTGTCGGCCCTGATGTATTGCGGCCTCGGCGTGACGCTCGGCATGCTGATCGGCGTGCTGCCGGGCATCGGCCCGCTGGCCACGGTCGGCATGCTCCTGCCGCTGACCTTCTACGCCGCGCCGACCGACGCCATCATCATGCTGGCCGGCATCTACTACGGCTCGATGTATGGCGGCTCGACCGCCTCGATCCTGCTCAACCTGCCCGGTACCGCCGGCGCGGCGGTCGCCTGCATCGACGGCTATCCGATGGCTCGCCAGGGTCGCGCCGGCGTCGCCCTGTTCATGACCACCATCGCCTCCTTCTTCGGCGGCATTGTCGGCATCGTCATCCTCGCCGCCTTCGCGCCGGCGCTGGCCAGGGTCGCGCTCAGCTTCGGCTCGCCGGAATATTTCTCGCTGATGGTGGTCGGGCTGCTCGCCGCCGCGCTGGTCGGCGACGGCTCGCCGTCGCGCTCGCTTGCCATGGTCGTGCTCGGCCTGCTGCTCGGCATCGTCGGCACCGACGTCAACAGCGGCGTGCGCCGCTTCACCGGCGGCCTGCCGGAACTCAGCGACGGGGTCAACCTGGTCATCCTGACCACCGGCCTGTTCGGCATTTCCGAGGTCATCCTCAACGCCGGCCGGATCAAGCGCGGCTCGGTCAGGCCGGTCGACGTCAGCTGGCGCTCGATGCTGCCGACCGCCGACGACTGGCGGCGCTCGGTCCTGCCGTCGCTGCGCGGCGTCAGCGTCGGCTCGGTACTCGGCATCCTGCCCGGCACCGGCGCGGCCCTGTCCACCTTCGTCGCCTACGCCCTGGAAAAGCGCGTCGCCAGGGATCCCTCGCGCTTCGGCAAGGGCGCCATCGAGGGCGTCGTCGCGCCCGAGGCGGCCAACAACGCCGCCGCCCAGGCCGCCTTCATCCCCACACTTAGCCTCGGCATTCCCGGCGATGCCATCGTTGCCATCATGCTCGGCGCGCTGATCATCCACGGCATCGTGCCGGGTCCGCGCCTGGTCGTCGACCAGCCCGAGCTGTTCTGGGGCCTGACCGTCAGCTTCTTCATCGGCAACGTGATGCTGCTGATCCTGAACCTGCCGCTGATCGGGCTGTGGGTGCGCATCCTGTCGATCCCCTACGGCCTGCTCTATCCGGCGATCCTGGTGTTCATCTGCATCGGCGTCTACTCGATCAACAACTCGGCGTTCGACGTGCTGATGGCGCTCGTCTTCGGCGTCGCCGGCTTCGCCATGCGCCTGATGCGCTTCTCGCCGGCGCCGCTCCTGCTCGGCCTGGTGCTCGGGCCTCTGATCGAGACCAACCTGCGCCGCTCGCTGCTCCTGTCGCGCGGCGATCCGGCGGTGTTCGTCGAGCGGCCGCTGAGCGCGGCGATCCTCGCCATCGGCCTGGCGATCGTCGTCTGGGTCGTCGTTTCTGCCCTGCGCCGGCGCAAGCCGGCGCAAACCTGA
- a CDS encoding tripartite tricarboxylate transporter TctB family protein translates to MPRLSRGSLMAGGSALAVGLIALWESTAYPFGTARQIGPAIFPLGLSLLMILAGLAILVEDLRAPATDEPLPRVPLASIAAVAGGPLAFALLVERFGLAPAIVASVVISSLADRSLAPRTVLVLAVGLAVACTLIFVTFLKLPLAPIVW, encoded by the coding sequence ATGCCAAGACTTTCACGCGGTTCGCTGATGGCCGGCGGCTCGGCGCTCGCCGTCGGCCTGATCGCCCTGTGGGAATCGACCGCCTATCCGTTCGGGACGGCGCGCCAGATCGGTCCGGCGATCTTCCCGCTCGGATTATCGCTTCTGATGATCCTCGCCGGTCTCGCCATTCTTGTCGAGGACCTTCGCGCCCCGGCGACCGACGAGCCGTTGCCGCGCGTGCCGCTGGCCAGCATCGCCGCAGTCGCCGGCGGGCCGCTCGCCTTCGCGCTGCTGGTCGAACGCTTCGGCCTGGCGCCGGCGATCGTCGCCAGCGTCGTCATCTCCAGCCTGGCCGACCGCTCGCTCGCCCCGCGCACCGTGCTGGTGCTCGCCGTCGGCCTCGCCGTCGCCTGCACGCTGATCTTCGTCACCTTCCTCAAGCTGCCGCTCGCGCCCATCGTCTGGTGA
- a CDS encoding IclR family transcriptional regulator: protein MKKTSVRKVKSADRTLDLLELLAHAPAAMSAAALSDALGIPKSSLFHLVGTLTERRYLTLVDGKAYRLGPMIAELARGVEPDRHLARLVEPVLEELCAAINESCAFNVQRGDDVEVVATRAGRQALTYTMQVGDLAPLYAVSGGKIMLAYKDQAWLDGYLKRVRFEKFTPNTIQSHERLLREIERARVEGFGFVEEEFTHGIVGIAAAVRQGDSVVGALNVAVPSPRFDSQKASQIRQQLRGAVSRAEALIARLR from the coding sequence ATGAAAAAGACCTCCGTCCGAAAAGTCAAGTCCGCCGATCGCACGCTCGACCTGCTCGAACTGCTCGCCCACGCGCCGGCAGCGATGAGCGCGGCAGCCCTGTCAGACGCCCTCGGCATCCCGAAGAGCAGCCTGTTCCACCTGGTCGGCACGCTGACCGAACGCCGTTACCTGACGCTTGTCGACGGCAAGGCCTACCGGCTCGGCCCGATGATCGCCGAGCTGGCGCGCGGCGTGGAACCCGACCGCCACCTGGCACGACTGGTCGAGCCAGTGCTCGAGGAGTTGTGCGCGGCAATCAACGAGAGCTGCGCCTTCAACGTCCAACGCGGCGACGACGTCGAGGTGGTCGCAACCCGGGCCGGACGGCAGGCGCTGACCTACACCATGCAGGTCGGCGACCTCGCCCCGCTCTATGCGGTCTCGGGCGGCAAGATCATGCTCGCCTACAAGGATCAGGCCTGGCTCGACGGCTACCTGAAGCGGGTCCGGTTCGAGAAGTTCACCCCCAACACGATCCAGTCGCACGAACGGCTGCTGCGCGAGATCGAGCGCGCCCGGGTCGAGGGCTTCGGCTTCGTCGAGGAGGAATTCACCCATGGGATCGTCGGCATCGCGGCGGCGGTACGGCAGGGCGACAGTGTGGTCGGCGCCCTCAATGTCGCCGTGCCGAGCCCGCGCTTCGACAGCCAGAAAGCGTCCCAGATCCGCCAGCAGCTGCGTGGCGCGGTCAGCCGCGCCGAAGCGCTGATCGCGCGCCTGAGATGA
- a CDS encoding tripartite tricarboxylate transporter substrate binding protein, which translates to MTQRTTLVAGLCGLALMAAGAAAQAQSWPERPVSMIVAYGAGGGTDTLARIVADPLSRVIGQPVVVENRPGAGGTIGADAAAKASPDGHTLYMMANGHTVAGAMYASLPYDTVADFQGISEVASMPLVVIARPDFPANTFAELVELAKKQPGELDFASIGVGSSQHFAGALLAETAGIEMVHIPYQKTPEALAAVLSGEVDLLVEVLAPMLGQIASGEIKAITVTSAERHPKLPDVGTVAEAGYADYDVATWYGIAMPSGAEAALVDKVSAAVQEALKDDAVTAKLVESGYVTGASSPADFTAKIASETERWRAVREKAGIETR; encoded by the coding sequence ATGACACAGCGGACGACCCTGGTGGCCGGGCTTTGCGGCCTGGCGTTGATGGCGGCCGGCGCCGCGGCGCAGGCCCAGAGCTGGCCGGAACGCCCGGTCTCGATGATCGTCGCCTATGGCGCCGGCGGCGGCACCGACACGCTGGCGCGGATCGTCGCCGACCCGCTTTCGCGGGTGATCGGCCAGCCGGTCGTGGTCGAGAACCGGCCCGGTGCCGGCGGCACCATCGGCGCCGACGCGGCCGCCAAGGCGTCCCCCGACGGCCACACGCTCTACATGATGGCCAACGGTCACACGGTCGCCGGCGCCATGTATGCCAGCCTGCCCTACGACACGGTCGCCGACTTCCAGGGCATTTCCGAGGTCGCGTCCATGCCGCTGGTAGTGATCGCGCGTCCGGACTTCCCGGCGAATACCTTCGCCGAACTGGTCGAGCTGGCCAAGAAGCAGCCCGGCGAGCTGGATTTCGCCAGCATCGGCGTCGGCTCGTCGCAGCATTTCGCCGGTGCGCTGCTGGCCGAGACCGCAGGCATCGAGATGGTCCACATTCCCTACCAGAAGACGCCGGAAGCGCTCGCCGCCGTGCTGTCGGGCGAGGTCGACCTGCTGGTCGAGGTGCTGGCGCCGATGCTCGGCCAGATCGCCAGCGGCGAGATCAAGGCGATCACGGTGACCAGCGCCGAGCGCCACCCCAAGCTGCCGGACGTCGGCACCGTCGCCGAAGCCGGCTACGCGGACTACGACGTGGCGACCTGGTACGGCATCGCCATGCCGAGCGGCGCCGAAGCGGCGCTGGTCGACAAGGTCTCGGCTGCCGTCCAGGAGGCGCTGAAGGACGATGCCGTCACCGCCAAGCTGGTCGAATCCGGCTATGTGACCGGCGC